From Plectropomus leopardus isolate mb unplaced genomic scaffold, YSFRI_Pleo_2.0 unplaced_scaffold26062, whole genome shotgun sequence:
TTATGATTTCTAAAATTTGAATCAGATTTATATTACAGCCCACCTGTAACATCCTTTCTGCAGTCTTTACTGATCATAACAAATATTGCAGTTAATAATTTGTAATTCATacataatcttaaataaatATCCAATAGTTTtcataatttcttaaaaaaaaaatcgaaaaatAGGCTAtcctaaaaactgagaaataaaaacaccaagaaGTCAGTTACTGTAATTACTatcagtattattttttgtagcaGTGCAAGACAattcattgtgattttttttatactaaatAATTCTCatatttgatcttttttcattacagtatttttgctgttatttattaTAGCTACTATATGGGGACACAGTTTTTACTGgtgtataatatttaatatatagtGTCGTTTAGACCATGAAGTAGTTGGCCTATTTTTGGTCTATGgcatttaacatttcatttaaaaattaggttacacatatttttatattcgtCTAATAGTAGCAttgtttatatagcacttttccaAATAAAGTTAAACGgggtttacaataaaaacacgTGCAAGACATAAAATGggtataaaatattaaaagtaacaataaataccatcaatttaaaaaaaatcgaaGTGTTTGTCTAAGTTTTtagaaatcacattttttgttcaaCTTTAAAATGCTTatcaatttaaaattaaaatttctttcctttccgttttgtcttttttctccctccacaCCACTTCAAACTTAAAGCAGGTGGCAACTCCTGACGTGGAGAAGCGGATCGAGGAGTACAAGAGAGAAAACCCCGGCATGTTCAGCTGGGAGATCCGGGATAAGCTGCTGAAGGACGGGGTGTGCGACAGAAGCACAGTTCCTTCAGGTGAGGCTTCATCTGGTaagctgcactttttttttctttattacgAGCGAACACTGCAGCATCACTTCTGAACATCACTTTGAATCCAACATGTTTTAAGCCCCAGTTACtgataataaaatgtttgagtGTAGCAGGAAGCACACACCTACAGCTGTGTgacccagaaaaaaatcaccctgTTGGGGAAAATTTCCCTTTAGTGCTCAatagttcatttttattattgcatttatagtgtcatttttcctttaattaatatagacttttatttgaatttataaactttttcctgtgctttttttgtccttctaaaaaaatgtatgatagGATTATTATGGTTCTTTTATGGGTTTTAGAGCTAATCACCCATTTACCTTTTTGTTGCCATTAGTGAGCTCCATCAGCCGCGTTTTGAGGGCCCGATTTGGCAAAAAAGATGACGAGGATGACTGTGATAAGAAGGATGaagatggagaaaagaaaacaaagcatagCATCGATGGCATCCTCGGTGATAAATGTAAGTTAACAGCAGAAAGTATATGGCCCTTTTTGTATATGTCTGaaataacaaattattattattattagcatcattattatcattatgcgGGGTAAATTACAGGCTTGTAAGCAGgaagcaaatgttttaaatagacTTCCTACTTTACGTCCTCTTGGGAAATTGTCCCACATCCGAGCTGCAGCTAAACGCAGAGAATTTATTCCTGCTTTTAACTCCGAGCCAGCAGTTGTTCATTCACTCAATTATTTATGAGAGCCTTGGCAGAAGGTATTTAactgcagaaaattaatttgtgtaGCGAATTCctcctcattcattcactcatttaaCGACCCCTAAACGACAGCTGACAGTTGACCCATTTCACAATCGATGTCAGTTCACTGACATTTCACCACTTGTCAGTTAAAGTGGAAATCAATGTTCGTATTATTATTTGCTCTATTAGTAATGCTGCGAGGAGGGGAAAATAAAGCTTTGACGCAGGTATTCGCTGCCAGTGTTTGTCAATAGTATTTGCAAGCTTATAATAACCTTAAAATGCTGTGTGCAATATTTTTGCAGCATATttagcatatttaaaaatttaagtatAGCATTAAACGTGAGAAATAACATAtcataatgattttaaataagaaaattttagattttctaTTATTGCAAGATATTAAATACGAgttgtgtgacattttacaaGACAAACCTTAgattttattgtcatattttgttgttacaaGATGCTAAGTGCTTTGGtggtggtgttgtttttttctggaaaaaaaaagctcagctTCCAGGCGGTTTTAAAGGTTGCCTCTTCTGATGATCTAACATGACTGAATGGGGTTTAGATAAGAGTTCACAAAAGCCTCCCCCCTTTCTCGCCTCCTCTAAAAGACACTGCCAAAAATTTTTCAAACTTGAAGATGAACTTCACGAGCAAAACCTCCCCTCCATTGACGCCTCTCTGAAAGGGAAGAGTCCGAGGTACAAAAGCAAATCCTGGAAAGCAGGGCAGCGAAAAGGAGAGTATGGGCCCGTCCATTCTCATTCAAAAATCGgctaaaagagagagaaaagtttgGACAAAGGGCAAGGAGAGACATAAAAGGAGATGAATTATTCAGTACGCCCCGCTGGTAGatagttttgtaattttatataaTGGCCTGTTGGAGAAGAATCAGTTGATAGCGTGAAAACGGtctccttttttctgtcacaccaCGCATTAACgttaggaggaaaaaaatgtcacaattttgtTGCAAATATCTTGAGTTTCCCTATAGATGGTTGGTGGCTATAAAtgaccagtgttttttttttttttttttttttagagtctGCTCGTTACGCACGCGTTAAACTGAGGTTTCCTGCGTAATGTGATACTTTGACTTGACttacattattatttcattattgttattattgacTGTTGGTGTAAAATATCCACATAATGTTCCTGCTTCTATTTTTTCCTTGCgctgctgcttgtgttttaaATTGGGACTCAATTACGTTACTATAAAAAGAGACGCACCCTCTGCGCGTAAAGCAGTTTAGACTACCGGCATCCGGATGGCATTTAATAATGTTAATACTTATTAGAGTAAGCACTGGAAACGATGGTTGCTGAATAGGTGGCTGTGTTCGTGCCGGGTGTAATAGCTCGCAGGCATGgtaagaaatgtatttatccCCAATCAGCCCCTCACTCTCCGAGTTTGAAGCACAGCCCTTATGTGGAGAGGGGTTTTAAAGCAGATTAAATAGagccttttatttcttttcactttCATCTCAGAGCGGAGCTCACAGTGGCTCGCCCAGGGCACAAAattcatgagattttttttcctttacttatccagattttaagactttatttatttatctatttgtttATTAGGCCTatgtatttgattttctcaGAGGTTACATCAGGGATTTATCCCAGCTCTAATCTAGCTTTATTAAACGTGTATTCAGACTGCTAACCATATtacaatattgcaaaaaattattttgttgcttGGAGTCAACTGTTATTTCTCAGAAGGATGTAGCTGAAGCTAAATCAGACAAAACTCAGAGCATGCAACGAAAATAGTTTCACCTTTCACGCTgcagttttgtccttttttgttgtcaaaattGTTAATGGTGCGCAGATCTTTGCGCAGAAATTGGCTGGTGCGCACTTTGATGGTCATGCACGGCTGTTAAATTTGGTGCCAATTACGCGCAATAAATTGGGAAGAGGTTGCGCTTCAGCTGTTCAAAACTGGACATCCTTTTTATTTTGCGCCACACCGCCCAGAGAGAGAAGGTAAATCAACTGTCCGGCGTCCATCTGCCACACTGACGCGACCATCCTGACCGTCAGATGAGGCGGAGACAGGCGATGGACACTTCAGCAAATCGCAGGATTACCTGCAGGTCCTCAATCTAATTAAACAGATGTCAGGTGGGATTATTTCCGAGCATCAGGGAGGGGAAGTGACAGAGCAGCGGAGAGGTGCGAGGAAGTCAGACAGAGCAAAGATCCAGGTTAGGAAGAGGAGGCGACTGTTATATTCAGGGAAATGTAATGTGGAATAAACCTGAGGCGTAAATCATGAcctacacattttcatttatttttttagtgcgTGCTTTAAGTATGAAGATTTTACATAGTTTAACACCTCTAACAGTTACACACAATATTATGTTTTCCCTCGATTTATTCTCTCACGTTTTCCTACAgtaacaaagcaacacaaaaacaatattttctgctgttgtgAACGATGAACTCGGC
This genomic window contains:
- the LOC121966836 gene encoding paired box protein Pax-7-like; the encoded protein is VATPDVEKRIEEYKRENPGMFSWEIRDKLLKDGVCDRSTVPSGEASSVSSISRVLRARFGKKDDEDDCDKKDEDGEKKTKHSIDGILGDKCIESDSICTFSQLFGWVEIEGDPNVGQR